cgatctaaggtcaattttggaaaaccagttcgcaccttgtagttggtcgaataaatcgtctatcctcgggagcgggtatcgattctttaccgtgagtttgtttaactcccggtaatcgatacacatgcgcatactcccatctttctttctcacgaacaataccggtgcgccccaaggagacacactcggccttatgaatcctttgtcaagcaggtcttggatttgggacatcaattcttgtaattccgacggtgcaagtcggtacgaggcttttgctacgggtttcgcgcccggaatcaattcgatcccgaactctacttcccgttcaggcggtatccccggtaaatcttccagaaaaacatcttcataatcccgtactaccggtacatctccaatctttcgtgattctttttcgggttcattagcgtatatcataaatgccttgcatccttgcttcattagcttgtgagctttcaacattgagcatactatgggattgcctcctttttcgccatagatggtgacgtgtttcccgctcggagatgtcagttttatctctttacggaagcacacgacctttgcatggtgtcgagatagccaatccatccaaacgacgacttgaaattctcccatcgacatcgggattagatttatcaaatactcttcatcgtcaatgctcagtttgcaattttcacatacatcgcaaacaataaagcttttattattacctatctctacttctaagggcacaggtaatttagttagaacaaatgaaggatgtcgaataaatccatatgaaacgaaggatttattcgcacccgtatcaaaaaaacacacgtgcaggaatcgagtttacagtaaatatacctgagaccacgtcaggttcaatcTTTGCTTCTGCGGCGGTTAGTTGAAAAGATCTTGCCTTCGCTTTAGGGGCTTCACCCTTCGGTTCCTGCCCATCCTTCTTTTCAACCAATTCCGGGCATTCAGACTTCttatgacccgttcgataacaattgtaacaaaccgTCACCTTCTCCGGGCATGATATGGCTATATGTCCCGTTTTCTTGCATATGGGACAAAGCTTATCCTTGTAACGACATTCGCCTTTATGACCCTTCCCGCAAATTCTACAACTTGGTGATCCGCCTTTCGTATCAGGTTTCCTTGCGCTCTCATTTGTTCGTGCCTTCttagtagggcttggatttacatcatgtgctctccgttcacccctttcgatactctttttcagctcgatttccctttcccgagcagcatttataatctcggtaagggtctcgtatttggaaggggtgataaactccctatactcgacactcaacatgttatgatagtagtatatcttttgttcttcgtttgtcactagatcgtcacaaaacttcattttgtccataaacgttgccgtgatcttgtctatggtctcaTTTTTGTGCCTGAGCTGCATGAACTCTtctttgattttattcataaccgctttggggctatgatgcttcagaaatggcgtcttgaattcatcccaagtcatgaccTTATCAGCTTCAATACCAATCTCtctcttcttgttatcccaccaatcttttgcttgatttcttagttgacccgtaccataggctacatagtcatctacatcacaatgggtcctctcgaataccccttcgatatcacttagccatctttggcatactattgggtcaacctccccattatatatcggtggtttacaagccatgaattccttgtatgaacaaggctttcgtcctccatGCTTTTCCTTTTCTGATTTCGAGTCAtcttctaatttcttgattctatcttctaccattgataaaactgtgttttgaattctatcaATGAAGCTTGACAAACTATTTTCGATCGCCTtcccaacctcttcggcaatcacttctctcatttgctcggtgactcttggcaccgcatcatcgttacctttatcagccatcttctatttctgaaatgtttacgcaagttgttaaaacattccatttataccgcatgctttacttgtttgattcaatcaagttcataacttgatttaatcgctcttgcttttgattcaatcaagttcacaacttgatttgatcgttcttgcttttgattcaatcaagttcacaacttgatttgatcgttcttgctgttgattcaatcaagttcacaacttgatttgatcgttcttgctgttgattcaatcaagttcacaacttgatttgatcgttcttgctgttgattgagcttacttgctcttttcatgcatatttgttcatttctcATTCTTTACGTAATATAAGATTTATTAACATAAATTAGTTCTTACCGGATGGCCGAttaagcttgaaccgaacacctATTGACAACCTttagctctgattaccaacttgtaacacccttaaatttGTCACTGgtttttaataataaacaacACTATTTCTAGTAAAATTATGATTTAATAACATGTCATTTGTTAACAAAGTTCATAAGTAACAAGTGCTTAGTCAACTAATGACCAAGGCAAATCGTTTTATAATTCGTTCAACACGTGTTCAACACCCATACACAGAGCTACAAAAGATTTAAgtcattgcggaagcttcaaaatggagtgttcggttcttcatttaaTCACTTGATCGCCATCCATGAGACTCACCTAATTACCTATGATCAAACCATTAAATCATTAGCTTTGATGTTAATATATAATAGGATTTCAAGGTTTAACATCACATtggaaataacaaaaatataaaagttttccaggctccaccgtaacttacggtgtcaccgtaagttacggtgagtgctggaaatCCTTGGATCCACCGTAATTCAGTAGTAATCCACCGTAAATCCTTAATCTCTACCATAAATTACGGtaacaccgtaatttacggtagcacctgggaatttatgtttttgtttggtttgagcaTTACGCCCAAATCCCAACCTTCGAATTTCAGTATTCTGTAGTATCGATGTATTAAAAGTCTGGTATTTCTAGCACATTATATAATAACCAACTATATACGACAATCCATCATATTCCGGAATGTAAATCATGTTTTACTTgctcatttgacccgtttggcttgtctATGGAATTCCTTCCTTTATGACAACTACCAACGAGTTCAATTCATCATTCAACCAAGTATTCAATATAACAATATCGTCGCTTTAATTCATAACAACTAGTAATTTGATATTCAACTATACCAACTACAATGATCTAATTTCACTTAATGTAACAGGTCATGTTATATACCTTagcgcacgcccttcaaacgagaatcaccaccggcttgtccgctcgacgtcccggtatcttgtcctatagagttcattttcaagacatgtttagaaccctcttagacatcatttcgcataatataccgaaacatcttaattaggcgttaaagcttcaaatttctatttatcagccttctttgaggcatttctacaaacaccttgAGGGCAGAATTTTCATATCATTATATTCAAGTTCTTAGCTCACTTTTTGGCTAATTCACCATCAACGAAACTCTCATAAAGCATGTATATATCATACTCTTACTGGAAATTATCTTCTATGATCAATTTACACTAGGATAGCCATCTAAACCCcagtgttcatcatcatcatgtaaaacccacaacccaccttcaaggtgttcatggaattttcctgaatTTGGTCATGGTTTAGCATGAAATCAGTTAGGTTTCACTTCTAAACACCTTATCAATTCTAATTAAGCCCAATAACACACATGCAACATcaattttcagattttctaaaatcatgagaatttcaaacgaAGAATTAACACGaatttttacataccttggaatcctctcgtgatgaggatcactaatctatgtttagatttcgtttttgatcagatttgagCTTTCAATTTGATAGTTttgtgagtttagggttttggaatggggGTGTCGCCCCCTGCTGCTTTCTGGTCGACCAACACTCCAATTTTTGGAGTGTTTGGTTTATTTCCTCACAAGTTTCAGATTTTTAACAACTATGGTCCCTCTATTTTATTTCACATGTAGTTTGGTAGCCTTTAATCACCTCATAAGCTATTTCTAGCttattaactaactaggttaaaagttTCTAGTCAGTgaatttttcccgattatttatattttaaaatttttcttttaatattaCGTTTTATactttcggggtgttacatcatGTATCCAAGATTCATCATGATGATGATCAATGATCAGTTCAAGGATCTTCTGAAACATAATAATAACATTATGGATATGAGAAACATGACAACTGAGACCATTACTAGAATCaccaaagaagatgatgaaagaaCGAAGGGAATGATTTGTAAAATCAGCAATCCAGCATATGTTGCTCCTGAGGATGACAAATGGAGACATGAGAACAGTGATTCAGATAATGAGAATGAGAAAATGAGTGAGTTAAAAGAGAAGAAAACCAGATGGTGGGTTGAGAAAGAAAAAGGAAACAGAAAAAGAACACCAAAAACGTCACCTGCAATTTCTATTCCGAAGATTGTAGAAAAGGGTATAGTAAAAGGGGGAGTCATAAGGCAATTAGAATTTTTAGTTATTATAAGTTCCTAATAAATCTGTCAATATTTGTTTTTCAGGGCCTTCTGAAGAGCCACAATAAAGGTTGGTGGATGAGACTGTGCTAGAGCCATCTGTAGTTATTGAACAAGGAGTTGGTCTTTTGAGTCAATCATTTGAAAGCTATCTAAAAAGAAATGAAGAATTTGCTGCTCAAAGGAATCAAGAATCAAGTACTCATGCTGAAAATGTTAAAGACACAGAACCTGAAGGTGAGGTTCAGGATGATTCAAGTGAAGATGATTCTGAGGCTACTCAGTCAGAATCAGAATTGGACCCAACAACTCTCGACAGAGGCAAAGCTCAGCTAAAGAAAAAGCCTACAAAGAAACAGAAAGCATCTAATGAAGAAGACTCTTCTTATGAACCTGATCAGCCaaagtaataaataaaaaaagcaAAAAGCAGTTCAAGCTGGGGTGATTCCAAGAAGAGTTAGGGCAAAGAAATCTGTTGCTGAATCGCCAAAAGATAAAGGTGGAAAGAAAGAAAAACATCTTCAAAAGTCAAAGGTTCATGAAGAAGAAAAGgttcaaagtgttgaaattcCAAAAGAACCAGAGGCGAAGAACGTTGATGTACCTGTAGTGGATGTTCAGAAGAAGACAGGAGgtgatgatgattatgttgaAATCACAGGTTACAAAGCTGCTACACCTCCACGTCCACCTCCACAAGATAAACCAGAATCGTCACAACCAAAAGATACAAAGTTGGATTACATGTTTGAAGGTCTTCCAACTGCAACAGGGATTTAAATAGAAGACATTCCTGAAGACGATTATGATATGTTTAATAGCGAAGCAATAAATGAATTGTTAAAGAAAGTTGCAGACCTTGAAAAAGCGAAAGCTAAAACCGAAAAGGAGCTTGACATTCTGAAGCAACAGGTTGAGCAGTTGATGAAAGCTCATGATGAAATCAGATTGGTGTTGATAGATCAAGAAGAAACAATGAACAAAAAGAAGAATGACGCTCATGATAATTCTAAAGTGTTTGAACTTCTAACAATAGAGGTATCTTCATTGAATGTGAAAATAAAGAATCTGGAAGATGTGAATCAGACACTAAATCAGCTTCTAAGTGAAATGAGTGAAGCTTCATCGAATGAAATGAAGGTGATAAAGCTAGAAATGGAAGCCATGAAGGCCGACAAAGTGATGAAAGACAACCAACTTAGCATGTTAACTGCCATCATTGAAAGTCACTTAAAAGTtgtgttagtgcatacatctgtcgacttcgtcttgtatcgggtcttagactagatagaatagatcagggcacgttgtacgagaaaataggagattttagagctgatttcgcttgaaaatgcaTTTAtgagagattccgcttgaaacggtttcaagcgaaatcaacacatAGTGACTCCGCTTGAACCATTCCAAGCGaaaccccttggcctataaatagccaTCTCGAGTGAAATCTCCATAGAGTTGTGTACGTACTTGAaaatcataccgaggtgctgccggtgtgtttCCTGATTGTAATTGTTATAATATCAATCAGaagagtgtttaaagtgaagattaAGTTGTTTCTacgtctatttcttgttttccgcacctggaatagatcaaaactcctctgaatgactcattcgggtcaactacacgatcctacaactggtatcagagctcaggaggaggagttctgcagatatCAGCTGATtttcattgcattttcttacttctacaccttctttcttcattaaaacagaatttaacggttaaaatcggctaaatttcacatatatggtgTAAATTAGCATATTAACAAATCCTTAGAAGTTTCATGCTAAAATTCGGAATAACAATGGGTAAAATTGACCTTCGAAGTGGTTCCGCTTGAACGGACCatcttgtgattccgctcgagattggATTATCTCGCTTgagttttcaagcgaaatctgataTTTCGCTTCAAAAGCACGTGATTCCGCTTCAGTCAAGTGAAATCAGTGTTTTTGCTCGAAAGCTGATGCCGCTCCAAGTtattcttattccgcttgaatttcaagtggaatcaggattattgttgttgtcttgctatttcgcttgaaactgtaaTTTTTGATTTCCCTTGAAGTTTGTTGTTTcaggtattccgcttgaacagaaAGTGTGATTgaaattgtgatttcgcttgaactacaAGAACCATGGATAAcgatttctacaacgcgtttgctactccgaCTACTCCAGCTTCCATTGCTTagaacatgaatttggaaaacgagactggaactttacaaaagcccccgaagctaatgagcatagaagagtattacggatggaaagataggttcgaaaactgggttcaagctaatcatCTTAGATCTTGGGAGTGTATTCTGAAGAAGTATGGTACTGATTTGCAAGTTGAAAAAACAATTTCTGAGTTTAGTGATCAAGAACgtgatatgtacaaagctgaaaagattaTGATCAGTCTTCTTCAACAAGCcattgtgttgcttcaacatgacaagacATCAAAaccaatttgggatgctcttagagtcaagtttgagggtagtgaaaatatgatcaagagtaaaaatgcattgctcaagaaagagtttgatctatgtAGCAGTCTACCGAgtgaagatacaaagaagttgatcgaaagatattgccacttagtttgatccatgtcgatgctaagcataacaaaagatcgtgaagagtgggtagacaaattagatgacgctttaccgcaaaaagagtggggtacatacttgatgattctgaaaaactggggtttatgatgggttaacaatttctcagttcattgagaagattgagagtcaagacctggaacagcaaaagatcgcgaggatgaacagtccgagtggtcaacaagacgtaaagatgtactacaaaggcagtgttccagaagttgaaagaagtTCGAAAATAcagactgcgtttagtgctggagattcTTTGGAAAAAGCTGAACAAAGTTCCAAAagcagtggtttctcttcatacCCGAGTGTTAATCCAAAGAACCCAACTTCAAGTTTCAGTTCTCAAAGTACGAAAAGTGGAAGtggttatgtgatacaatgcaacattgccttGAATATTCCAGATGGTCAAAGTTTCTCTGAGGAagttgcgaaagatcacatggcattatTTGGTTCTGTGCTACTATCTTATGAAGGATTGGTTGCAGGAAGAATCGagaatcctatgcttacaaaggaggattacgatcagatagacgccgaagaaatggaactaatggatatcaaatggtgtcttgctagtgtccTTAGGAGAGTAGAAAAGTTCAAactgattactggaagaaatgactttcttgatgcacatgtttctactttagattttgataaatcaaaagttacttgttttaaatgcagggagaaaggtcatttcaagagagaatacAAGAACAGAGAAGCTAGTGATGtgaagaatccattcggaaaagatgactactaccagaaagccatatatcaacaggttggtcaacagcaacagcaagaaccacaagtggctcatggtagaaaagtgatagaggattcaaagagagcatgtctggggaatcaagaaaattttaactggaactttcaggatgatgaaaggctaccagaaggctttagctgggatatgtttacaGATGAGAAAGGAGATttcaaagccttcattgccaagattgtgaaagaaccagatatgttcaccgagtggatgaagtctattggtgaaattgtgaaaaatgaagaagaaaagtctgtttcatctgatgaaatttcacaaatttcagatgatagttcagaaaaggagattgttttttatcaaacaccatctgattctggttcttcggatgaAAATTCTGACAAATCAGTAGAGTTCGATCAATCTCCAACTGATGAcaacagtgatgatgaagaagaaaaacatattaatattgcaaagTCTCATCTatctcctaaaagttttcatttttattttgcagatcgcttggagaaactgaaggaaagACGAGCTGCAAtaagaacaaaaagaaatgaAGTCTGAAAGTGATGCTGAAAAAGATGAgattgttcaaaatgaagaagttaaaagcATTGCTGAGGAAATtgttgaaacaaaacagaaaagtGAAAGTATGGATCAAGAAGAAGATTTTGATTTTAATGATAAAATTCAATTtgctaaagaagtgtttcaaacaatcaaaagagtagttgaagaaaatgaaaatgttgtagaagtggagaaaattatcgaagtagaaaagattgtggaagtcatcaaacCTTGCTCAaagtgtttagaaccatgcaaggaatgtgcagcaaaggATGTGAAGCTGGCAGAGTATGAGAAaatgaaggaacaattactgttcaaccttaactatgtgaaggaatcttacgatgttttGAATAGAATAGTAACTGATCTGCAAAAGACAAACTCTGAAAGAGAAAATgcattgacaatgatgaatgcaacgatgatgacaaagcagaaagctatcaatttctacattgaagaaagtgcaaagtggaagcaagagttggagactgggaaaattgagaatgagagaatcagacgcttattgcagagttattccagttctgattatcttattgatcgaatttatccgactgttgcaggtatggaagcttttcaagatgacaagccaaagaagaaagatactggtaagaaaccgacggttagctataacaagtgtccgcctccgatctaggaaggttattctcccagaaaaccaaataaGGAGCAAGTtcaaaaagcagtcaatataaagctaaaaaccgatacaactgatgaattaacagaaaacattgacgtcactttcacatcgtctaacactgatcatgagtctgagttaatcaaaaaggtggttgatcaggtgttggatactgatgaggagtctgagtcaaagtctgagtctggagggtcaagttcgtcagtcaacagttcaaaacctATGGTTAAAAGgacttacagtaaagagtttttagtatcaaaatcaaatttgtaaGATGAagcatttgaagtagcatacactttaaatgattctgacaaattatattctgacaaagaatttccaataaggagtgttagatttgaaatgatcaaaaaggttttcaaaatgacagaaattaatatttctgaaataaaagatttaaatcttactggaaaacctaaaaaatacacttcaagagttcaacagcgtttaaacaagaaaaagggttacaattctggttctggttttcaaaagaaaccaaaccataatggtagctacaaaaagaaaggtttgggTTTTATTCCattagaaaattataaaaatgaaaaaaaattctaaaacaaaaacagaatttgtttcatgtggaagtgctgaggatgaacagaagaaacctttctggaaacaatcaaaccaggagtttctttcTGAGAACAAAAAAaaaggaactggagtgtttcatccaaaagagactcgaacctgtttcaaatgcaatgaagttggtcacattgcatcaacTTGTTCTCAAACTGCAAAACCAAAActgggagtttctgaaaaactcaaagaaaaagttgttaatGTTGAAACACCAACTGGAAacttcaaaaattttgaaaattcgacttatgaagttggtgagagttcaaagaaaagtttttacaaaaagaaagccaaagacaaccaagtgtgggttgttaagaagggtgatgagaaggtcggcgatgaatctgattccataaaatcagtggagccacaagttgagattACTTCAGAAGATGATGCTGAAATTCCATATTTGAAATTCGAAAATATTAagcaaaaagttggtaaggttgaaatctcaaatcaattctattctgatcagaaggaatttgatgttgagaaagcttttaatggtaatgtgaaaaagatttttgggaaaatgcttgatgggaaagtaaaaggggttaaagatttttatgcaacaaagaaagcaacatataaccctactgcgcaagagttaaaaacacccaaggttggtaagacttgggtggaaatacTTTTCCCTTGAAAAATCTGGACCCGCCGGAGATctcaagtttatatcgtggatcaggaatcggcatcatttttGTCAAGATAGTGTTGTGAAAgattttaaaattgttgaaattttttaCAGCTGATGGACTATGccagagcttccaggttggtaagtgcgaagcaggaatcagcatcttgattggtaaaatAGTTTGTGTAGATGTgatattcctacaagtggtaaatcaaggacattgaGGTGTACTTGTTTTATCTTACAACTGGTACAGAGGTTTGCTTGTGCATActtgcaagtggtaaatcagggacattaagttgtacttgatatATTACATATGATTAAaattgaacaagatgatgaactaatccctacaagtggtaaaaacaaacttattttcgggaaaaatcattttgattaaaacaaacttaagtgttttgaaatctaaatgagaaaatagtttgttgaaagggggagttctgattgtttataccaagtggatggcgatttgatatcggttgtcaactttcctgtatagtttgtttttcaaattttttaatgtgtttgcattttagggggagtaaaaatttcagaaaatccaaaaacattagaaaatccaaaaacattaaaaaaattttgaaaaagccaaaaacatgataaaattcaaaaatgagttttgttgagaaaagaggaaatgatagtacatcagtggaccatcacaacatgctaaagaaatggaaagtaaatatgtgataaacaatctcactgcggatatgtcagtaggtttttgcacaattagtaaattgtgacgagatataaacctaaatttcaaacttgcttatatcgtgggtaacaacttcttagatatatgggtaacccccgaaatcttgtttgaaaggtccttctttctgagatactaggtctttatactcagtgatatctggggtattattccgggacttttgctgaatggaaattctgacctagtccccgcataatactttctgcaaatgctttgaaatataagctctccctcagcaaaaatgataaaacaataaaattgataatcattgctgttgaagaaaagatcctctaaaggggacacacctaaagtcgaaccgtcatctctctgctgaacggaagttctgacctgagctctcacggccctcgcatctaacccctttacagatatcatttgtggtatactcacctgtaagactgaatattgggatctggatacgggagtatattcaagtagtgggacacgcgaataagtttaagtgcttaagacactaatatcgtatctcgaaatagttaaactttgtgtgaaaatttaagtgcaCCAAAATACTGagaatctaagtgaattgtttagaacttaaaatgaaatgaagcttaacggtgttaatgatatgtctcaaaaactgatatgatcctcttacacaaactcacaaaaatattgtctgtaaatattttctttattgcatttctcttatcttaaaaatccaaaaagattttctgtgtgttttagcataaattttgaaaattcaaaaagattttcgacaactagtgttggagagctgatattcaaaattccaagtgctaaacatgatggccattttgtgagggggagtctgttctTAAACAAATGCATTTTGATCATTTTTACAAATGGTTCATCAAGAATTTGGAGTAAATTTGAGAGAGAGTTTGAGTTAGTGCATGTGTTTTTGTAATTAAAGTGTAAAACTTACTTTGAGGTAGAtattgtgcagataacctgagtTGAACGTGAGCCAGGTGATGATCTTGGAATAACGTCAAAGCCGAGTGATAGAGAACCAGGTTGATCAATCCTGAGGATGCTGTGGATAGAGCATGAGCCAGGTTTCAATTCTGTGGACAAAGCATGagccaggcaacgatcttgaacctgtgaaagccagactacgatcctgaagcagatgatgctgatgaacttaaggaatgccagcacattgttaaggggagtttgttgatgatgattgaaagagtgaagcccagagacggATCAAGACTAAAGTTGCTAAGACTCGACACGTGAGACTCGTCAAcctctgagggggagtctgttagtgcatacatctgtcgacttcgtcttgtatcgagtcttagactagatagaatagatcagggcacgttgtacgagaaaatatgaGAGTTTagagctgatttcgcttgaaaatgcaTTTAtgagagattccgcttgaaacggtttcaagcgaaatcaacacatagtgattccgcttgaaccatTCCAAGCGAAACCCCTTGTCCTATAAATAGCCATCTCGAGCGAAATCTCCATAGAGTTGTGTACGTTCTTGAaaatcataccgaggtgctgccggtgtgtttCCTGATTGTAATTGTTATAATATCAATCAGAAGAGTGTTTAATGTGAAGATTAAGCTGTTTCTacgtctatttcttgttttccgcacctggaatagatcaaaactcctctgaatgaCTCATCCGTGTCaactacacgatcctacaagttgATATTCATGCTGCTTTCAATGAAGTTGAAGTAAAAAGAGCTGAAGAGCGTAGAGTTGAAAGAGAAAGGCTGCTAGCTCAAGAAGCAACAGAAAGGAGAAAAAGCGTGGTTGAGGATGTTGTTGGTTCGTCAAGTCAAACTGAAGCTGGAGGATCGTCATCTCAAATAGACATTGAAATGGTTGATGTTGAAAACTTTCAAGTACAGGATGTTGAAGCGGGTCAAGACTTCGTGCTTGTCGGTGAGTCTTCTGAATCATTTGATCCTTATGAAATTATTCACCGAGTTAGTGCTATTCAGAAGAAAAGGAAGGCAAAAGAAACGTTGTTGTTAGAATGGAAGACACAACAGTTTATTCTTGTTGGTAAAGCTTCCACAGTGCCTTATAGCGTCAAAGAAATTGCGCGCCAGATCAAGATCAAAGAAAGGCGAAGAAAG
This is a stretch of genomic DNA from Helianthus annuus cultivar XRQ/B chromosome 16, HanXRQr2.0-SUNRISE, whole genome shotgun sequence. It encodes these proteins:
- the LOC110919484 gene encoding DNA ligase 1-like produces the protein MKSESDAEKDEIVQNEEVKSIAEEIVETKQKSEIEVKRAEERRVERERLLAQEATERRKSVVEDVVGSSSQTEAGGSSSQIDIEMVDVENFQVQDVEAGQDFVLVGESSESFDPYEIIHRVSAIQKKRKAKETLLLEWKTQQFILVGKASTVPYSVKEIARQIKIKERRRKAKIARGEIVDDDSDIELFGDEEEEEDDNDDDKKDDYDDKDDKGDNDNDQESKSEWQSRVKVDAEGVILQVESGTGTGVAELSPAPVRDGSVPPAVS